The Polyodon spathula isolate WHYD16114869_AA chromosome 21, ASM1765450v1, whole genome shotgun sequence genome contains the following window.
CAGCAAGGAGGTCTTGACGTAGCTGATGTTCTGTAGGGGTTTGGGACAGTCTGGTTGCATGCACTGAAAGCCTCCGAACGTATTCACACACAGCTCATCACGGCTGCAGTTGTGCTGGCGGCTTGCACACTCGTCCACGTCTGCAGGGAATGTATCAGAGTTCTTTAGGAACAAATTACAGGCTAGCGCCTGTCTCTCGAGCAGAGATAATAGAAGCCAAGCAATGCAGTCTCTCAAACTCAGCTGATATAATAACCTTACCATTCTTTAGGGTCCACAGTTGAACTGCAACCCCTACAACAATCTGCATGGAGCCCAGATATAATAACCAGACATTGGGCACAGTGTAATGTGATTAGCACTTTTAACCTGGTGAAACGAAATTATTTCCACCCCTTCAACCAATAAGTGACATGATTTTGCTCCTCACTGCTGATATTGCCCTGGTGAAATGACCTGGGAAGTACAAGTGTAACAGAgttcctgaaagtaaggcataCAAACGGTGAGCTTTTATTAGCCTACAtgaaaactgcacatgtgagacctacaCAACAAACtgaagtgcacagcaggtaagatttgTGGAATTATATAACCCCTTTATTGATATTTCAATggcatgtcaaaatatgaaaatgtatccACTGTGATGTCATTCTACCTGGCTTGTGGCTCACCTTTGCAGTTGCGATGGTCGCCGCGCAGGGTGTATCCTGGGGGGCAGGTGCAGCGGTAGGAGCCAGGGGTGTTGACACAGGCATGGGCACAGAGGCGGGGCAGCCTCCCCGAGTAATAGAGCTCACACTCATCAAtatctgaaacacagacacaggtTCACACCCTGAACCCAGGGCTGGAGTCACACTGGACTCTAGTTACAAAACTATTCTATATTCATACAGAAAGCTTTGTTATCTAACGTGATTCAGTTCATTTCTGAAGGATACCCAGCCACAGTCCACACCAAGTCATCCAAAAAAAGGTCATCCTTTAGAGATTTGCTTGCAGAACGGTGAGGGGAAGCTTTACTGGCACCCTGGCAGACTTGTGCCAATTGCCACTACCTTTCTTGAGCACTAAAGTGAAGTACTATTTTCccttttcaacaacaaaaaatacaaaaaggaagaaGATATTTGAGCAGAATGAATGTCTAAAGTGAACGGGCTCTCTAGTGAGAGGGACACTCACCCTGGCAGAGGCTGTTGTCTCTGCCTGCGATCTGGAAGCCCTCGTCGCAGGTGCACTGAGTGGATCCCTGCATACTGGCACAGTGAGGCTGTCGGCTGAAGGAGGAGTTGGTCTGGCTTGTCCAATCTGTTGATAAGAGGGAGCATAGGGAGAgggttttttaaatgtcatcattgccaatggtttttaccccggttttctccccaatttggaatacccTATTGCCCCGGTttaccgctgcaaccccctggcgattcgggaaacagaggctgaaacacacgtcctccgaaacgtgttcttGCCAATCCatcacagtgaagccaccagacctatagtgctggaggacaacacagatctgaatggctccactgcagacccgcaggcgccctatcagccacaggagtcgTGAATTTCCCTgtcgacctaatccctccctacccaggcggcgctctgccaattgtgcgccatccCCTAGGAACATTtgatctccagactatagggcgcatcctgcactccatgtggagaaCCTTTACTgaatgcgccactcgggagcccctgatTACAGATTTCTAACTATCAGAATAGTATCTGCAGAGGTTATAgtaaactgctaaataaaaaaaatcatcagaATTGGGAAAGTAGTTCTCTAGATATGATTATGTCTTTGCCAAGTAGCTCCATCCCAGATATGCATTCCTTTGGGGTATACTTACTACATCAGACATACTACATGCTGCTTTACCACATATTAAGCGCTATTTTTTGTTCCCTATCCTTTCTTCAGTGAGGTACCTACAGGAGTACACTGAGTTCTGACAGTAAGTCCCGGACCAGCCTCTGGCACACATGCAGGCAAATCGGTTCACATCATCCACACAGGTGCCTCCATTCAGACAAGGGGACTTTGCACACTCATTTATAtctgcaggaaataaaaacataaaatacgaAAAGCAAATAGGTGACACTTAATGGTTTTCTATTGTGGTGTGATGAGCATGGATAAGCAGGTTTACCAACAAAGCCCATACAAAggctaatttacatttatttttcacaagaaACGTGTCACCATAATTATAAGTTTGTGGAAAAGAATCTGTATGCTTAATACGATGTACCTACACACCTTACCTACCTACAGTTAGATGGATGAACAACAGATGTACAATGGTCTACTGTACAATCTGTACTGTAAGATAAcgaataacagatacagtacattagGTAATGTCCATACATAAAGGTTGAACTTGAAGATGAGATGCATTGTAAACATTTTCCAGCAAGTGTGTTATTTATAACTGAAACGATGTTAAAATAGTGCTACTCAATAAATGAAATATGTCTTTACAGCCTATTGACTCACTCCTGCAGAAGGGCTGCTGGCCACTCCATTTGTGGGATTCCTGGCAGACTCTGGTCTCAGATCCTACCAGTTCAAATCCTTTCTCACACAGGAAGTGCACCTCGTGTCCCACTGCTGAGATGCTCCCCATCTTCCTGCCGTTGTCTGGGACCTCCAGCTTGGGGCAGgtctctgaaaaaaaacacacggcACGGGTAATTCATGGGGCAGATGGAATAGGATCTAACTCCCCTCATCTCTAGAAACTTACCCCATTCAGATATGTCTTTGAGTCTCCAGGCTGCCTGGGATATCATTTTGGGCTGCGCCCCTAATGCCGAGGGTCCTGCTGCTAGATGTACGTCTGATCATGTGGTGACTCCTGTAACTCACCATTGTGCTTGCTGACCCGCCTGGTAATCGTGTTCTGCAGCAGGCTGATCTTCTTCTTCATGGTGCGCAGGCTCTGCAGGTAATAGGCCTCTTGATCTGACAGCAGCTTCTGGATCTGACGGAGGGAGCTCAGCGCCTGTCTCTTATTGAGACAGTCCTGGAACACAACACAAGAGGGAACGTGTGTTACAGAGGCTCTTCAATGGCTATTCAATGTGCATTCCACATCAGTGACATTTTTCTATTTCAACATACCAATGATACTACATAATTTAATCCAGGGGTTGGCAGTCAAGGTCCTGGAGGCTTTTTAGTGACTTTTCTTCAAAGAAAATGGATGTGTTTGAGCATATTCAAAGATCTTAAAAGAAATGTTTACTTGGAAAGCCTGTTTTCTTGGTCAAAGTTAAATGGGATCCAATTTCTTTGGGTGTGAAAAAACACCTCAACTAATTTGATAATTTGGGACCCTGTCCTTGTGTGAAAACTGTATAAGGAGCTGAATAGAATCAGTAAATTACAAGTGGC
Protein-coding sequences here:
- the LOC121296677 gene encoding fibulin-7-like is translated as MEYRFLLIWILYLPQVTSSTKQDCLNKRQALSSLRQIQKLLSDQEAYYLQSLRTMKKKISLLQNTITRRVSKHNETCPKLEVPDNGRKMGSISAVGHEVHFLCEKGFELVGSETRVCQESHKWSGQQPFCRNINECAKSPCLNGGTCVDDVNRFACMCARGWSGTYCQNSVYSYWTSQTNSSFSRQPHCASMQGSTQCTCDEGFQIAGRDNSLCQDIDECELYYSGRLPRLCAHACVNTPGSYRCTCPPGYTLRGDHRNCKDVDECASRQHNCSRDELCVNTFGGFQCMQPDCPKPLQNISYVKTSLLRCERNPCPVDNKACAQAASSISFSYLSLVSNLTVPRVLFRVSATRLHGDSLRFVLLGGRGRSPFIVQRSDRLTGELVLVSPVLGPAVLEAELEMTELEKKTVLGRFISKVTVFISQYDF